The DNA region GATGAACGTCACCCGCGCCGTCCTGCCCGTCATGCGCAGGCAGCGAGACGGTCATGTCATCACGATCTCCTCGCTCGCCGGTCAGGTCGGCACGGAGTTCACCTCCGCCTACGCGGCCTCCAAGTTCGCCGTCGAGGGCTGGATGGAAGCCCTGCACCACGACATCAAGCCGTACGACATCCGCACCACGATCGTGGAGCCCGGCTACTTCCGCACCGAGCTGCTCGTGGACGCCTCCACCACCTGGCCCGAGCCGACCATCGACGACTACGCCGAGCGCACCACCGCCACGGTCGAAGCCTGGAAGAGCATCAACGGACAGCAGCCCGGCGACCCCGCCAAGCTCGCCCACGCCCTGCTGACCCTCGCCGGACAGGACCAGCCGCCGCTGCGTTTCGTCGCCGGCGCCGACGCCATCGAGGGCGTCTCGGCCAAGGCCAGGGAACTCCTCGCGCAGGTCGAAGCCTCCCGCGAGCTGGGCGGCAACCTCGGCCACGACGACACCGACGCCTGAGCGTGGCGCCCACGCCGGCCACGGCCTGCGAGGAGAAAGACCTAGCCCCGTGAAAGCAGTCCCCTTACATGGTCATCCAGCGTCGGCCCGCGACCTGGAAGTGGCCAGAGAACCAAACCAGCGATCCAGGAGTTACACGATGACAAACAGGCTGACCCACACCACGCGGACGTTGGCGGCCAGGAGGGTCTTGGTTCTCGGTGTCGCCCTGACGAGCCTCGCAACCCCCATCGCATTCGCTAGCAGCGCGAGTTCCGACTCGGGTGTCACGGTCGCCAATGCGAGCGCCACGGCGAAGCAGGACACGATCACCAGCTTGGCGGCCTTCGAGAAGACGGTCCGCGCAGACCGCACTGTCACGCGCAAGCAGGTCACGTTCAAGAACGGGGAACTCGACATGGCCGGCGTGCAGTTCGCGCCGGCCAAGATGAAGCCGGGCAGGAAGTACCCGGCGATCCTCGTCGTGCATCCGGCCGGCGGGATCAAGGAACAGACCGCAAGCCTCTACGCCTACCGCATGGCGCAGCAGGGCTACATCGCGCTGGCCTATGACGCGTCCCACCAGGGGCAGAGCGAAGGGCAGCCCCGTCTGCTCGAAGACCCCGCACAGAGGGTGGAAGACGCACGCAGCGCGGTCGACTACCTCACTACGCTTCGCACCGTTGATCGTGAGCGGATTGCAGCTCTCGGCATTTGCGCCGGCGGCGGATACGCGATCAACGCCACGATGACCGACCACCGCATCAAGGCCGTCGCCGGCGTGGCCTCGTTCAATTACGGTGACGGTGTCCGTCAGGGCTGGAGGGGAACGGGAACCGCCGAGGAGCTGCGCGCCGGTCTTGAGGATGTCGCTCAGGAGCGCACAGCAGTGGCCAACGGCGCTCAGCCCACGATGCTTCCGTACGTACCCGACTCGGCTGAGGGTGTCACCGAGCCCGACATGGTGGAAGCCAGTGAGTACTACCGGCAGGCGGACCGGTGGAAGCATGAGAACTCGCCGAACCGGTACCTGAAGAGCAGCATGGACAAGATCTACGCGTTCGACGCCTTCGACGGTATCGACACCTTGCTGACGCAGCCGCTGCTCCTGATCACCGGTAGCGAGGCCGGCTCGAAGTGGCACAGCGATCGGGCGTACAAGGAGGCGAACGGTGAGAAGGAACTCTTCGTCGTCCCGGGTGGTACTCACATGAGCATGTACGACAAGGACGTGAACAGGGCGGTGCCCAAGCTGGCTGAGTTCTTCGGAAAGCAGCTCAAGCACTCCGCGAACTGACCGCAGTCAACGGAACACCGGCGAGACGATTCCGGTCGTGGTCGCCGGTGTTCCGTTGAGGTGTTCCGTGAGCAGTTCCCACTGCCTCGGCTGCGGTGCCCCTTCCTGAACGCCGTACCTCCTCCGGCCCGCCTTTCTCCGCCACAGAAAGCCGTCTGAGGAGTTCGAGGTCCTCGACTTCGATGGCCACCCCGACGCCGAACGGCAGCTGGACCTGGCGCTTCCCCGGGCCTTCGCCGTGGTCGGCCAGCCCGACCTGCCCGCCGGACGCGTCGAGCGTGCCGTCCGCCTGCGCGCCCTGTGCAACGTCGAGGGCAACTTTCTTCCCCAACGTCGACTACGCGGCCTGCGCGGACCGCGGCGCCCGCGTGCTCGGCTGCGGACCCGCCTACGCACGGGCCGTGGCCGAGTACTCCCTCGGCCTCGCGCTCGACCTGGCGCGGAGCATCACCCGCGAGGACCGCGCCTTCCGGGCCGGCACCGAGGGGTACACCTTCGCGGCCAA from Streptomyces sp. ALI-76-A includes:
- a CDS encoding SDR family oxidoreductase; protein product: MSKVIFITGAGRGLGTDIAREALAAGHQVVATGRRPEDVEKTLGGPQDNLLVTKLDVTSLEDAQAAAQAAVDRFGRIDVLINNAGNFFAGYFEEVSPEHMRQQIETNLFGPMNVTRAVLPVMRRQRDGHVITISSLAGQVGTEFTSAYAASKFAVEGWMEALHHDIKPYDIRTTIVEPGYFRTELLVDASTTWPEPTIDDYAERTTATVEAWKSINGQQPGDPAKLAHALLTLAGQDQPPLRFVAGADAIEGVSAKARELLAQVEASRELGGNLGHDDTDA
- a CDS encoding alpha/beta hydrolase, translating into MTNRLTHTTRTLAARRVLVLGVALTSLATPIAFASSASSDSGVTVANASATAKQDTITSLAAFEKTVRADRTVTRKQVTFKNGELDMAGVQFAPAKMKPGRKYPAILVVHPAGGIKEQTASLYAYRMAQQGYIALAYDASHQGQSEGQPRLLEDPAQRVEDARSAVDYLTTLRTVDRERIAALGICAGGGYAINATMTDHRIKAVAGVASFNYGDGVRQGWRGTGTAEELRAGLEDVAQERTAVANGAQPTMLPYVPDSAEGVTEPDMVEASEYYRQADRWKHENSPNRYLKSSMDKIYAFDAFDGIDTLLTQPLLLITGSEAGSKWHSDRAYKEANGEKELFVVPGGTHMSMYDKDVNRAVPKLAEFFGKQLKHSAN